Sequence from the Candidatus Accumulibacter similis genome:
TCGCTTCGAGGTAAGCTGAAATCATGATTGCTGTTTCCGCTCTGTTGAAAGTTGGCTGACAATCTTTTCAGCTTCTTCAGCACTGTAGCCCTGAAGCTTTACGCCTTTATACGTGATGCTTCGACTGGCGCGTGCGCGAATGATCTCGATTGCGACTTTCCTGATCTCAGGTATTGCAAGTGCTGCCGCTGAGATCAATATAGTTATCCCGGTAGCAGATCCATCGATTGCGCGATTTGAAGCCTTAGTTACAAGTCCAGGGAACTGATCGGCAAGCTCAAGAAGTTCCGTCGCAGTGCCCTCTCGGGGTTCGATGATGATCATTTTTACTCCTTCTGGATCGAGACAAGGTACCTCTTTGATGCCCAACGTAGAGCTCAGGGGCGCGGAGCCGGCGTTGCCGGCGGAGCGTCCCTCTGGAGCGCCGGGTTAGGGGCGGTCTCTTTATTGGCAAGCAGGCCGCCAGCAAAACCAAGTACGGCAAATGCAATTTGCCCAAATAGGGGTGAATCAATTTTGCCTGCTGCGAAAAACAGAGCAGCTGAAATAAACACCATGGCGAGAAGCAAAGTGCTCGTGGTGAATTTTCCAAACCCAGGCTTCTTGGTTACCAAGATGCCGACCAGAACAACTACACCAAGTAAGAATATGGCGATGAGCAACAGCGAGTCATTGGTCATAGGTCACCTGTATTTAATTGTTCTTCTCTTTGCCGAAAAGCCAAACGCTTATAGCCATTAGTGCGACAAGAATAAGAAGGAATGCCAGCCACATATACAGCCAAATGGAATACTTATTTACCATTTCGCCAGTAACATTCCAGACACTGATAAAAACCACGATTTCGGCGACGATTGGAAAAGAAAAAGCGGCACCTGCAGCCACAAAGCCCCACAATCCAGGACCTGCAAGGCCATATGCAACGATGGCTGTAAAAAAGTGGAAGATTCCAGCGCTGATCATCATCAGCGACATGCCGAACATGGATGGTAAGTACAACAGTGCGGCTGCTATTTTTCGGATAGACATTTTTGAACCCCTAACGTTTAGTGAACACCAAATCCGGTGCAGATCCCGCCGACCCGAGGGGCGTTCGCTGGTGCAGCCTGCGCCGCAAGCCGGTGCATAACCGCGAGTCTCCAGCGCAACGGTCTGATGAACAACGACTTTCTTCCATCAACACCCCGAGACGGTGCGCGGTAGACACCACGGTCAGCGGAATATGCACCAGACTCGACCGGGGACGACCCCTCGCAGTCGCGGTGGAGCCAGCACCCGTCGACGGAAAACCTCTTTGCTGACGCCAGCTTGGTCACCGGGGCGCGGGTTGTCCAGAGACTCGAGCCGTTGGCGCGGAGCACTTGCCCCAGCGGTCTACGCGCCATAGAGAATGGCGCGCCCGGTCGTCGGGTGCTTCCATTCCCGTAACGACCCGGACCGTAGCCCACCGCAGCGCCTCAGCGCGTGATCGGCCGGTAGCGGATCCGTTTCGGGCGGGCGGCCTCGTCGCCGAGGCGGCGTCGCTTGTCTTCCTCGTATTCGTGATAGTTGCCGTTGAAGAAGGTCCATTGCGAATCGCCCTCGCAGGCGAGGATGTGCGAGCAGATGCGGTCGAGGAACCAGCGGTCGTGCGAGATGACGAGGACGCAGCCGGCGAACTCGAGCAGCGCATCCTCGAGCGCGCGCAGCGTCTCGACGTCGAGGTCGTTCGACGGCTCGTCGAGCAGCAGGACGTTGCCGCCGGCGATCAGCGTCTTCGCCATGTGCAGGCGGCCGCGTTCGCCGCCCGAAAGCTGGCCGACGTGTTTCTGCTGGTCGGCGCCCTTGAAGTTGAAGCGGCCGATGTAGGCGCGCGCCGAGGTTTCGTACTTGCCGACCGTGAGGGTGTCGGCGCCGCCCGAGACCTCCTCGAAGACCGTCCTGTTGCCGTCGAGGCAGTCGCGGCTCTGGTCCACGTAGGCGAGGCGGACGGTCTCGCCGATCTCGATCTCGCCCGAATCGGGCTGCTCGCTGCCGGTGAGCATGCGGAACAGCGTCGACTTGCCGGCGCCGTTCGGGCCGATGATGCCGACGATCGCTCCCGGCGGCACGCTGAAGCTGATCCGGTCGAGCAGCAGGCGGTCGCCGAACGACTTGCTGACGTTGCGGAACTCGATCACCTTGCTGCCGAGGCGCTCGCCGACCGGGATGAAGATCTCCTGTGTCTCGTTGCGCTTCTGGTATTCGACGCTCGACAGCTCCTCGAAGCGCGCCAGCCGCGCCTTGCTCTTCGCCTGCCGTGCCTTCGGGTTCTGTCGCACCCATTCGAGTTCCTGCTTCATCGCCTTGATGCGTCCGGCCTCCTGGCGCGATTCGGTCTCCAGGCGTGCCTCCTTCTGCTCGAGCCAACTCGAGTAGTTGCCCTTCCACGGGATTCCCTGGCCACGGTCGAGTTCGAGGATCCACTCGGCGGCGTTGTCGAGGAAGTAGCGGTCATGCGTCACGGCGACGACCGTGCCGGGAAAGCGGACGAGGAACTGCTCGAGCCACTCGACCGATTCCGCATCGAGGTGGTTGGTCGGCTCGTCGAGCAGCAGCATGTCGGGCTTCGAGAGCAGCAGCTTGCAGAGCGCGACGCGGCGCTTTTCGCCACCCGAGAGATTGCCGATCAGTGCCTCCCACGGCGGCAGGCGCAGCGCGTCGGCGGCGAGTTCGAGCTGGTTGTCGAGGTCGGCGCCGCTGCTGGCGATGATCGCCTCGAGCCGCGCCTGCTCTTCGGCGAGCCTGTCGAAGTCGGCGTCGGGTTCGGCGTAGGCGGCGTAGACGGCGTCGAGCATCGCCTGCGCGGCGAAGGCCTCGCCGAGACCCGATTCGACCTCCTGACGGACGGTCTTGCCCGGGTCGAGCTGCGGTTCCTGCGGCAGGTAGCCGATCTTCAGCCCGGGCATCGGCGTCGCCTCGCCGATGATGTCGCGGTCGACGCCGGCCATGATGCGCAGCACCGTCGACTTGCCCGAACCGTTGAGGCCGAGCAGGCCGATCTTGGCACCGGGGAAGAAGGAGAGCGAGATGTCCTTGATGATCTGGCGCTTGGGCGGGACGATCTTGCCCACCCGGTTCATCGTGAATACATATTGAGCCATGGCTGTCGATCGGAAGTCGGGAACGGGTTGCGGGAGACCGGCGGCAGTGCCGGCGGCGAAGGCGCGAGTTTACCCGAGTCTGCCGCTGCGCGTTGCAGGCGATGGATTGCCCTGCCGCGCTGCTGCCCGGCAGGGCGATTGACAGCGCTCGCAGCCGCCGGGCATACTCAAGCTGTCGCGCCGATCCGGGCATCGACGGCCGGCGATCTCGCCGCCGCTTGCCAGCCGCAGTGTCCTGCAGGCCGGCGAGGCGGCAGCGCTGAAGGCAAGTCCCGCATGACATCCATTTTCCATCCGCCGGCAGTCGCAATCGCGGGCCGAGTCCGCGCCGCCGGTCGCCGGCACCTGCGCTGGCGGGCTGCGCTCTGTGGCGTGTTGTTGGTGCTGCTGCATGGCTTGTTGCCGGCAGGCGCCGCCGCCAGCATCTGGGGCTACGTCGACGAGCAGGGGATCGCGCACTTCGCGACCGAACAGCTCGATTCGCGTTACAAGCTCTTCCTGCAGGGCGACGCCGCGCGCACGTCGCTGTCGGCACTGAGCGGGCCAGGCAAGCCGGAGCTGCTGCGCTACCTGTCGCAGCATCCCAACCTGAAGAAGTTCGAACCGCTGATCAAGCGCGCGAGCGACGAGTTCGCCGTCGATGCCGCGCTGCTGAAGGCGGTGATGGCTGCCGAATCCGCCTTCAACCCAGATGCCGTATCACCCAAGGGCGCCATCGGACTGATGCAGGTAATGCCGGCGACCGCCGGGCAGTACGGCCTGCAGGCGGATCGGCAGCAGAGCCTGGAGGAAAAGCTGGCCGATCCGAAGACCAACATCCGCATCGGCGCGCGTTACCTGCGCGACCTCGGCAAGCTGTTCCCGAACGATCCGCAACTGGTTCTGGCCGCCTACAACGCCGGTCAGGGAGCCGTGCAGCAGCACCGCAACCAGGTGCCGCCATACCCGGAAACGATGAGCTACGTCCAGCTCGTGACGCAGTTCCATCAGCTCTACCAGGGCAGCACGCTGACTCGGAAGGCGGCACCGCCATCGATCTTCACCCGTTCGGCGGCCGGCGGCCAGCGCATCTACATGAAGCTGCCCGGGCGGCGCGACGTCCCCGAAACGGCTCCGGCGCGCTGATGCCGGCCTGCCGTCGCCGCGGCGCCGTCAGCGATCCAGCCGGCCTGCGTCCGACGATGCGTCGCCTGCGCGTTCAGGCCGCCGCCGGCATCTGCCGGCGCATGAACCAGTGCCATCGCAAGCGAGCGAACGCCGGTCAACGCCGGGCGTTGCGGGCGTCGAGGTCGTCGTCTGCCGGAACGGCGTGCTGCGGCGGTACAATGTCCATATTGCAACCAGAGGAACGATCATGACCGCCGAGCATCGACTTCATCCCGCCGTCGCCCCGGGCAATTCTTCGTGCCGGCGCGCGGACCGCCGCGTGCGCGGCACCGTTCACTGCCTGGCGGCAACGCTGCTGCTCGCCGGCTGCGCCGGTCCGGCGACCAACGTCACGGTCAGCGACCCGGCACGCATCACGCGCAGCGGCTTCCTCACCGACTACAAGGCGCTGGCGCCGTCGCCGGGGGCTGACGGCACCCTCTGCTGGCGGCAGCCCGGGCTCGATCTCAAGGCCTACGACAAGGTGCTGATCAACCGTATCGTCGTCACCCTCAAGGCCGACCAGCAACAGGGGATCGATCCGACCGAACTGAAGGCGCTCGTCGATTACTTCCACGCCTCGCTGGTGAAGGCGCTGAAGCCGCAGATGCAGGTCGTCGAGCAGCCGGGTCCGGGGGTCATCGTGCTGCGCATCGCAGTGACCAACCTGGTACCGACGCAGGTCAGCCGCAGCCTGATGGGAACGGCGATCCCCTACGCGTTCACCGCCGAACTGGCCTCCGGTCCGGCCAGCGGCAGGCCCGCCGGGTCGACGCCGTACCTCGGCGAGACCGGCATGGAGATCCAGTTCACCGACGGCGCGACGAACCGGATTCTCGCCGAATGCGCCGACGCGCAGATCGGCCGCAAGTATGCGGCGGCGGTCGAGGAGGGCGCCGAGGGTGCGACCGACACCTGGGTCAAGGGTTACATGAACTCGTTCCAGGCCTGGGCCTACGCGCAGAACGCCTTCGACAAGTGGGCGAAGCTGATCGCCGATCGCTTCGCCGTGCTGCGTGGCGTCAGGCCGGCGAAATAGCCGCGCCGCAGGAATCGGGAAGGAGCAGGCGATGCAGGGAAAGGCGGTGGTGGCGGGTGTCGGCGCGATACCCTTCGGCAAGCCGGGGGCGACCGAGAGCTATGATCTGATGGCCGCGGCGGCGACGCGGCGGGCGCTCGCCGATGCCGGCCTGGATTATGAAGACGTGCAGCAGGCGATCGTCGGCTACGTCTATGGCGATTCGACCTCCGGCCAGCGCGCGCTCTACGGTGTCGGCATGAGCGGCATCCCGATCGTCAACGTGAACAACAACTGTTCGACCGGATCGACCGCGCTCTTCCTGGCACGGCAACTGGTCGAGTCCGGCGCGGTCGACTGCGTGCTGGCGCTCGGCTTCGAGCAGATGCGGCCCGGCGCGCTGACCGAGCACTGGAGCGACCGGCCGTCGCCCTTCGCGCGTTTCGACGAGCTCTGCGCCGCGATCGCCCCCTACCCGGTGCCGCTGGCGCTGCGCTACTTCGGTGGTGCCGGCGTCGAATACATGCAGCGCCACGGCGCGACGGCGAGGCTTTTCGCGCGCGTGCGCGCCAAGGCCAGCCGGCACGCCGCGCACAACCCCGGCGCGCTGCTGCGCAAGGTGGTGACCGAGGAAGAGGTCCTGGCGGCGCCGCTGATCTGTGCCGAGGCCGGCATGACGCGGCTGATGGCCTGCCCGCCGACCTGCGGCGCGGCGGCGGCGATCATCGTCTCGCCCGCATTTGCCGCGCGCCGCAATCTCGACCGGCGCGTGCTGATCGCCGCACAGGCGATGACCACCGACCGTCCGGGAACCTTCGACAAGCGCAGCATGCTGGCGCTGGTCGGCGCCGACATGAGCCGCGAGGCGGCCGACCTCGTCTACGAGCAGGCGGGGATCGGTCCCGGCGACATCGACGTCGTCGAGTTGCACGACTGCTTCGCCCAGAACGAGGTCATCAGCTACGAGGCGCTGCGCCTGTGCCCCGAGGGCGGCGCCGAGCAGTTCGTCGCCGACGGCGACAACACCTACGGCGGCAGGGTGGTGACCAACCCCTCGGGCGGCCTGCTGTGCAAGGGGCATCCGCTCGGCGCCACCGGGCTCGCGCAGTGCGCCGAACTGGTCGAGCAGTTGCGCGGCGAAGCCGGCGAACGGCAGGTGGCGGGCGCGCGCATCGCGCTGCAGCACAACCTCGGGCTCGGCGGCGCCTGCGTCGTGACGCTCTACCAGCGCGCCGCCTGAGCCGTCGCCGGGCAACGACGCGGCAGCCCGGTGGCGGGCCGCGGCGAACGCCGGCGGTGGCCGTCGCCGGATGCGATTTCAATCGACAGGGAGCAATTCATGGCAAAACTCGCAGGCAAGGTGGCGATCGTCAGCGGCTCCGGCCGCGGCATCGGTCGCGCGGTGGCGCTCAAGCTGGCGGCGGAGGGCGCGCATGTGGTGGTCAATGATGTCGACACCGCACCGGCGGCAGAGACCGTCAGCGACATCGTCGCGGCCGGCGGCCAGGCGGTCGCCTGCGTCGGCAGCGTCACCACCGCCGATTTCGCCGAGCGCTTCGTGCAGACGGCGCTCAGCCAGTTCGGCGGCCTCGACATCATCATCAACAACGCCGGTTACACCTGGGACAACGTCGTCCAGAAGATGAGCGACGAGCAATGGCAGGCGATGCTCGACGTCCATCTGACGGCGCCCTTCCGCATCCTGCGCGCGGCGGCCGACTTCTTCCGCGCCACCGCGAAGAGCGAGAGCGACAGCGGCCAGGAAATCTTCCGCAAGGTGGTCAATGTGTCGTCGATCGCCGGTGTTGGCGGCAACGCCGGGCAGGCCAACTACGCCGCCGCCAAGGCCGGCATCGTCGGCCTGACGCGCACGCTGGCGAAGGAGTGGGGGCGCTACCGCGTGAACGTGAATTGCGTCGCCTTCGGCCTGATCAACACGCGGCTGACGAGTGCCGCCGCCGGCGACGCGGTGCTCGACATCGAGGGCCGGCAGATCAAGGCCGGCGTCAACCCCGACCTGCTGAAACAGATGGCGGCGATGATTCCGCTCGGCCGGGGCGGCACGCCGGAGGAGGCGGCGGGCGCCATCGTCATGCTCTGCTATCCGGAAGCCAACTACGTCTCGGGCGAACTGCTCGTCTGCGGCGGTGGCTTCCGCATCTAGGCGGGGGCGACCCGATGACGATCGCCCGCACGCTCTTCGACGACGGTCACCGGCAGTACGCGGCGGCGCTCGACCGCTTCATCGCGGTCGAAGTGGCGCCGCATTACGAGCGCTATGAGGAGCAGGGCTGCGTCGACCGCGAACTCTGGCTGCGCGCCGCCGCCGCCGGCTTCCTCTGCTCGTCGCTGCCCGAGGAGTACGGCGGCGCCGGCGCCGACAAGCTGTACAGCGTCGTCCTCTTCGAGCAACTGGCGCGCAACGCGGTGCAGAACCTGCTCGGTTGGGGGCTGCATTCGGAGATCGTCGCCCCCTACCTGCTGCACTACGGCAGCGAGGCGATCCGCCAGCAGTACCTGCCGCCAATGGCGAGCGGCGAGCTGGTCGGCGCCATCGCCATGACCGAGCCCGGCGCCGGTTCCGACCTGCAGGGGCTGCGCACGACGGCGCTGCGCGACGGCGCGCACTACGTCCTCAGCGGTGCCAAGACCTTCATCACCAACGGCTCGCTCTGCGACCTCGTCGTCGTCGTCGCCAAGACCGATCCGGCCGCTGCCGGCAAGGGGATCAGCCTGCTGCTGGTCGACATGCGCTGGCCCGGCTGCAGTCGCGGGCGGCGGCTGAAGAAGATCGGCATGCGCGCGCAGGACACCGGCGAACTCTTCTTCGACGACGTGCGGGTGCCGCTCGACCACCTGCTCGGCGACGAGAACGGCGGCTTCGCCCACCTGATGAACGAGCTGCCGTGGGAGCGGCTGCAGATCGCGATCACCGCCGTCGCGCAGGCGGAAGCGGCGATCGAATGGACCAGCCGCTACTGCCGCGAACGCCAGGCCTTCGGGCAGCCGATCATGCAGTTCCAGAACACCCGCTTCACACTCGCCGAGGCGCTGACCGAGGTGCAGGTGGCGCGCGTCTTCGTCGACCGCTGCATCGAACTCTTCGTCCGCGGCGAACTCGACGCGACGGCGGCGTCGATGGCCAAGTACTGGTGCACCGACCTGCAGTGCAAGGTGCTCGACGCCTGCCTGCAACTGCACGGCGGCAACGGCTGCATGCTCGACTACCCGATCGCCCGCGCCTGGACCGACGCCCGCGCCGCGCGCATCTACGGCGGCAGCAACGAAATCATGAAGGAGCTGATCGCCCGGCAGTTGCCGTGAGGCGGTGGGTGCGGGGCGGTCGGTGCGGGCGACCGGCGAGGGCGGCCAGCGTTCGGCGCGCCGCCGCTGTGGGCGCAGGGGATGGGTGGCGGGCGCGCTCGGTGACGAGCGTGCCTCCATGCAAAACCCCGACATGCTGGAGCCGAACCAGATGAATGGACAACCCGCTTGCGCGATATAGAAAAGTCTATAGAATCGTAGCGTGGATAAGAAATCTGGCAACTATCTAAATGAAGTCACCCTGTTGCCCGCCGGGTATCCGGTAACGCTCGCCCACCTCAGAGACCTGGGCGTATCCGAAGATCTGGCAGGCCACTACGCGCGCTCGGGTTGGTTGACGCGTGTCGCGCAAGGTCTTTACGCTCGACCTGGTCCGCTGGATCTGCATGCGAGCCTGAAGATCCTTGAAGCGCGCCTCCCCGGCTGCCACGTGGGAGGGCGAACTGCCCTGGCATGGCATGGAATCCAGCACTTTGTCCGCCCAGAATCGCCTCTGGAACTCTTCGGATGGGATTCCGCGCGCCTGCCTGATTGGTTTGCCAAACCGTTTGCGGCCGTCTATCGCCGCAAGCGGCTGTTCGATGAGATTCCCGAGTCGCTTGTGGCTGTTGGCGGATTTGGCGACGCGAAGATGGCACCTCTTGCTTCCGATCCAGAGCGCGGGCTGCTGGAAATGTTGAGCGAAGTCGGACCCCGCCAGAGCCTTGTCGAGGCGCGCGCCATCATGGAAGGCGCTTACGGAATGCGTGCCGAGGTCCTGCTGACCCTCCTTGAGCACTGTACGAGCGTCAAGACAGTGCGGCTCTGTCTGCTGCTGAGCAGAGAGTTGAGGCTACCGTTTGCAGACGCACTGTTCGCAGCAGACCTGCCGGCCAAAGGAAAAGGCGCCTGGGTGAGCAAGACCCCCGAAGGATGGCTGGTATTGAAATGAAGAAAGAGTATCTCGATGTCGTCCGTCTACTGGTTGAGATCAATCAGGTATTGCGCGGCACGATTCATCCTGTTGTCACGATGCGCATGGTGACGGCTGCGCGGGATCATCTGAAGGCCGATCTTCGTCTCCCGTTTCTGGCTCCCGAGGAGCTATACGGCGGCAAACTGGTGGCGGCCCTCGATCGAAATCATCCACGTGACTGGTTTGACGTCATGCTCCTGCTCAAGGAGGAAGGCATCACGCTGTCGGTCCGACGCGGTTTCGTCGCCTACCTTGCCGCACACAATCGACCACCTCATGAAGTGCTCTTTGGCCCCCCGAAGTCGCTGGCTGATTCTTTCGCAATCCTGGGAACAGTATGCTGAATTCGCTGAAGGCGCGTTCGACGCGCTGCGGGTGGGGGCCACAGTCGGGGCCGGGCGCCCAGGGGCGTGGACAGTCGGCAGACGGTCCCCTGGATCTCGCCAGGCCGGTTTCGATGTCCTTTGATGCGCCCACACACCCGGCACGGGAGGACCAGAGGTGAGCGACAACGACCAGCCGGCGATCGACGGGCTGCGGCAGGCGCTGGCCGCCGGGTTCATCGACGCGGCAACCTTCGAGGCCGCCGTCGGGGCGATCGCCGCCGGAGCGAGCGCGGCCGGGTGTGGCGGCGGGCCATCGCTGCCGGCGGAGTCGCTTGCCCCCGGCGCGCGGCAGGCCGCGGTCGGCCGTGACGGCGCCGTCGCGCAGGGAACGGGCGACGCGCTCGGCGCCGGCGCGGTGAAGATCGGCGGCGACCACAGCGGAACGATCATCCAGACGCAGATCGTCAGCAACTACTGCGGCGCTGCCGGCAGCGATGCGGCCGGCAAGCGCCTGCTCGCCAGCCAGGTGGGTGCCTATCTCGCCTGGCTGCAGGAGCGCACGCAGAGCATCGAGCTGCGCGGGATCGAGCGCTCGGGAGCGTCGCCGGTCGTCGCCCTGCCGCTCGATACCGCCTACGTGCCGCTGCGCGCGCGCTCGCTGCGCCCGCCGGACGAAAGCGGCGGCGATGCCCGCATGCGCCAGTCCCGCCGGCACGTGGCGGGCGAGGTGGACGACGAAAGCGGTGGCGACCCGTCGACCGGCGACGCGAGCGACCTCGCGCTGAGCGAGGTGCTTGCCCTCGGCAATCGCCTGGCGATCATCGGCGGTCCGGGCTGCGGCAAGACGACCGTCCTGCTGCACATCGCCTGGGCACTCGCTTCGTCGCTGCTCGCCGGCGAAGCCGAGCCGGCGCGCTCGCGGCTCGGCCTGCGGCTGGCGCCGGCCGACCTGCTGCTGCCGATCTTCGTCCCGCTCGCGTCCTTCGCCCGCCATCGGCGCCACCTGCCGGCCGGCGCGCCAGCGCGCGAACGCACCCTGGCGCACTTCATCTCGCATCACCTGATCAGCCGCGAAGCGCCGTTCGAGCTGCCGGACGACTTCTTCGTCCGCCTGCTCAACGAAGGGAACAACGTCCTGCTGTTGCTCGACGGGCTCGACGAAGTGGCGAACGAGGGCGAGCGCGCCGAAGTCCGCCAGTCGGTCGAGAACCTCGTCGGCGGTCGGCGGGCGATGCGCGTCATCGTCACCTGCCGCACGATCGCCTGGCGCAGCGGCGGCACCGCGCTCGGCGGCGACTTCCGGCAGATCGACGTGCAGCCGCTCGATCACGACGAACACGTCGTGCCGATGGTGCGCCAGGCCTACGCCTGCATCCACCCGCAGGACAGCGTGCGCCGCAACGAGCGCAGCGCGGATCTCCTCGCCGGCATCGTCCGGCTCGAGGCCGACCGCCGGCGGCGCCTCGGCGAGGGCGCGCCGCGGCTCGTCGACAGCCCGCTGCTGGTGCGCCTGCTGCTGATCGTGCACCTCAACAACCGCACGCTGCCCGAGCAGCGCGCCGACCTCTTCGACAAGGCGATCAACGCGCTGCTGCAGGTCGATTACGGTCATGACGAGACCGACAAGCGCGAACTGTCGCTCGACTGGATGCTGTACCGCGACATGGCGCAGCATCTCGCCTTTCACATGCACCAGCAGGGCGCCGACCAGGGGCGCGAGATCGAGGAGCCGGCGCTGCGCGCGATCCTGCGCGGCGAAGCCGAGTTCCTGCCACGAATCGACGACTTCCTGCGCCAGGCACGGCAGCGCGGCAGCGTCCTCGAGGAGCGCGACGGCGCGTATCGCTTCCTGCACCTCGCGCTGCAGGAATTCCTCGTCGCCCGCTACCTCAGCGAAGTCATCGGTCGCGAGTCGCGCGAGCGGATGCTCGATTTTGTCGCCGGCCGGCTGACTGACCCGTGGTGGCGCGAGCCGATCCTGCTGCTCGCCGGCCATCAGGCGACGCACGCGGCGCGTTCGGCGCGCGAGCTGTTGCGCGCGCTGGCCGTCGCCGGGGATGATGCCGACGCGCGTATCGCCGCCGCCGAACTGGCGGCGACGGCGGCCAGCGAGTGGCGCGAGAGTGGCGAGCCGCTGCGCGCCGACTGCGCGCGACGGATCGTCACGCTGCTCGACGACGCCGACGCCCTCGCCGGCGCGCGGGCGGTGCTGCGCGCGCGCGCCGGCGACCGGTTGTCGCAGCTCGGCGATCCGCGCTTCGATCCGCAGCGCTTCTTCCTGCCGGCCGACGAGATGCTCGGTTTCGTCCGCATCGCCGCCGACCCGGACTTCGTCATCGGCACCAGCAGCGCCGATCGCGAACGGGTCGCGCGCATTGCCGGCGGCGAGGTGTACGACGACGAGATCAACGAGCTGCCGACTCCGACGCGCGAGTTCCACATCGCCCGCTACGCGGTGACCGTCGCGCAGTTCCGTGCGTTCGTCGCGGCGACGGGTCATGCGATCGGCGACGCGGATGCACTTGCCGACCCCGACAGCCGTCCTGTGCGGTTGGTGAGCTGGCACGAGGCCTTGGCCTGGTGCGACTGGCTCAACGGGATGCTCGCGACGTCACCGGCTCTCGCCGGCAGCCGCGTCGCCGCGCTGGTGCGCGAGCAGGGCTGGCGGGTGGCGCTGCCGAGCGAACTGGAATGGGAGAAAGCGGCGCGCGGTGGCTTGCGTGGCGCGGTGTTTCCGTGGGGTGACGATGCCGATGACGGCGACGGCCGGCGCGCGAATCATGAAGGTTCGGCGATCGGCGACACGTCGGTGGTCGGCTGCTTCGCTGCCAACGGTTTTGGCCTGTACGACATGGCGGGCAACGTCTGGGAGTGGACGCGCAGCCTTTGGGGTACCGATCCCGGGATGCCGGATTTCGCCTATGCGGACCTGGTCGATGAGCCCGGGCGGGAGGATCTCCGGGCTGGCGATGAGGTGCTGCGGGTCGTGCGCGGCGGCTCGTGGGGCAATCTCCGGGACG
This genomic interval carries:
- a CDS encoding SUMF1/EgtB/PvdO family nonheme iron enzyme, whose protein sequence is MSDNDQPAIDGLRQALAAGFIDAATFEAAVGAIAAGASAAGCGGGPSLPAESLAPGARQAAVGRDGAVAQGTGDALGAGAVKIGGDHSGTIIQTQIVSNYCGAAGSDAAGKRLLASQVGAYLAWLQERTQSIELRGIERSGASPVVALPLDTAYVPLRARSLRPPDESGGDARMRQSRRHVAGEVDDESGGDPSTGDASDLALSEVLALGNRLAIIGGPGCGKTTVLLHIAWALASSLLAGEAEPARSRLGLRLAPADLLLPIFVPLASFARHRRHLPAGAPARERTLAHFISHHLISREAPFELPDDFFVRLLNEGNNVLLLLDGLDEVANEGERAEVRQSVENLVGGRRAMRVIVTCRTIAWRSGGTALGGDFRQIDVQPLDHDEHVVPMVRQAYACIHPQDSVRRNERSADLLAGIVRLEADRRRRLGEGAPRLVDSPLLVRLLLIVHLNNRTLPEQRADLFDKAINALLQVDYGHDETDKRELSLDWMLYRDMAQHLAFHMHQQGADQGREIEEPALRAILRGEAEFLPRIDDFLRQARQRGSVLEERDGAYRFLHLALQEFLVARYLSEVIGRESRERMLDFVAGRLTDPWWREPILLLAGHQATHAARSARELLRALAVAGDDADARIAAAELAATAASEWRESGEPLRADCARRIVTLLDDADALAGARAVLRARAGDRLSQLGDPRFDPQRFFLPADEMLGFVRIAADPDFVIGTSSADRERVARIAGGEVYDDEINELPTPTREFHIARYAVTVAQFRAFVAATGHAIGDADALADPDSRPVRLVSWHEALAWCDWLNGMLATSPALAGSRVAALVREQGWRVALPSELEWEKAARGGLRGAVFPWGDDADDGDGRRANHEGSAIGDTSVVGCFAANGFGLYDMAGNVWEWTRSLWGTDPGMPDFAYADLVDEPGREDLRAGDEVLRVVRGGSWGNLRDGACCGLRRRGPPDFRNDRIGFRVVLRFSPVPL